The Kaustia mangrovi genome has a segment encoding these proteins:
- a CDS encoding CTP synthase has translation MARYIFITGGVVSSLGKGLASAALGALLQARGYSVRLRKLDPYLNVDPGTMSPYQHGEVFVTDDGAETDLDLGHYERFTGRPCTKRDNITTGRIYQDIIARERRGDYLGATVQVIPHVTDAIKNFVLDGNEDYDFVLCEIGGTVGDIEGLPFFEAIRQLGNELPRGSCVFIHVTLLPYIPSAGELKTKPTQHSVKELRSIGIQPDILLCRSDRDIPESERRKIALFCNVRESAVIQALDVGSIYDVPVAYHGQGLDVEVLDAFGLDHAKEPDLARWDEISERIHVPEGEVKIAIVGKYTGLPDAYKSLNEALVHGGIANKVRVSLDWIEAEIFEQEDPTPFLEGVHGILVPGGFGERGAEGKVAAATFARTREVPYFGICFGMQMAVIEAARNMAGIEAANSTEFGPTDEPVVGLLTEWMRGNELEQRKANGDLGGTMRLGAYEALLAGDSKIAGIYGATTIFERHRHRYEVNMRYRNLLEAAGMRFSGMSPDGLLPETVELADHPWYIGVQYHPELKSRPFEPHPLFASFIEAAVEQSRLV, from the coding sequence ATGGCGCGGTACATATTCATTACCGGCGGCGTGGTCTCCTCACTTGGCAAGGGGCTGGCGTCTGCTGCGCTCGGAGCGCTGCTTCAGGCGCGTGGCTACTCTGTGAGGCTGCGCAAGCTCGATCCCTATCTCAATGTCGATCCGGGCACGATGAGCCCCTATCAGCACGGCGAGGTGTTCGTCACCGACGACGGCGCCGAGACGGATCTCGACCTCGGCCATTACGAGCGGTTCACCGGGCGGCCCTGCACAAAGCGGGACAACATCACGACGGGCCGCATCTATCAGGACATCATCGCGCGCGAGCGGCGTGGCGACTATCTGGGTGCGACGGTGCAGGTGATCCCGCACGTCACCGACGCCATCAAGAATTTCGTCCTCGACGGCAACGAGGATTACGACTTCGTGCTCTGCGAGATCGGCGGCACGGTCGGCGATATCGAGGGACTTCCGTTCTTCGAGGCGATCCGCCAGCTCGGCAACGAGCTGCCGCGCGGGTCCTGCGTATTCATCCACGTGACGCTCCTGCCGTATATCCCGAGCGCCGGGGAGCTCAAGACGAAGCCGACCCAGCACTCCGTGAAGGAGCTGCGCTCCATCGGCATCCAGCCCGATATCCTGCTTTGCCGCAGCGACCGCGATATTCCGGAAAGCGAGCGGCGCAAGATCGCGCTGTTCTGCAATGTCCGCGAGAGCGCGGTCATCCAGGCGCTCGATGTCGGCTCGATCTACGACGTGCCGGTCGCCTATCACGGGCAGGGGCTCGACGTGGAGGTGCTCGACGCGTTCGGCCTCGACCATGCCAAGGAACCGGACCTTGCGCGCTGGGACGAGATCTCCGAGCGCATCCATGTGCCGGAAGGCGAGGTGAAGATCGCCATCGTCGGCAAGTATACCGGTCTGCCGGACGCCTATAAGTCGCTCAACGAGGCGCTCGTCCACGGCGGCATCGCCAACAAGGTGCGCGTTTCCCTCGACTGGATCGAGGCGGAGATCTTCGAGCAGGAGGACCCGACGCCGTTCCTGGAGGGGGTCCACGGCATTCTCGTGCCCGGCGGGTTCGGCGAGCGCGGCGCGGAAGGCAAGGTCGCCGCGGCGACCTTCGCGCGCACCCGTGAAGTGCCCTATTTCGGCATTTGCTTCGGCATGCAGATGGCCGTGATCGAGGCGGCCCGCAACATGGCCGGGATCGAGGCGGCGAATTCCACCGAGTTCGGCCCGACCGACGAACCCGTCGTCGGCCTGCTCACCGAATGGATGCGCGGCAACGAGCTGGAGCAGCGCAAGGCGAATGGCGATCTCGGCGGCACGATGCGGCTCGGCGCCTATGAGGCCTTGCTCGCCGGCGACAGCAAGATCGCGGGGATCTACGGCGCGACGACCATCTTCGAGCGCCACCGCCACCGCTACGAGGTCAATATGCGCTACCGCAACCTCCTGGAGGCGGCGGGCATGCGCTTCTCCGGCATGTCGCCGGACGGTCTTCTGCCCGAGACGGTCGAACTGGCCGACCACCCCTGGTATATCGGCGTGCAGTACCATCCGGAGCTCAAGTCCCGCCCCTTCGAGCCGCATCCGCTCTTCGCCTCCTTCATCGAGGCGGCGGTCGAGCAAAGCCGGCTGGTTTGA
- a CDS encoding OmpW/AlkL family protein — protein MSLRERGARSCRAALVSTVAAIAVLAPVIGASAGDGGFQGKSAGDFMVRLRGIGVLPRDSADISGIGGNTSVSDDIVPELDFTYFVTDNIAFELIAATTHHDVHATGTSLGRVDLGSVRLLPPTLTAQWHFLPKERISPYVGAGINYTIFYDQDAPGGTVTDIDYDNSFGAALQVGVDVAVTDKVYLNVDVKHLWLSTDVKVNKGAIKADVDLDPWIVGFGVGYLF, from the coding sequence ATGTCATTGCGTGAGAGGGGTGCGCGGTCCTGCCGGGCCGCGCTGGTGTCGACTGTTGCCGCAATCGCGGTTCTTGCCCCCGTGATCGGCGCAAGCGCCGGCGACGGCGGCTTCCAGGGGAAATCGGCCGGCGATTTCATGGTCCGCCTGCGCGGCATCGGGGTTCTGCCGCGCGATTCGGCCGATATCAGCGGCATCGGCGGCAACACGTCGGTGTCCGACGATATCGTGCCGGAGCTCGATTTCACCTATTTCGTGACCGACAATATCGCGTTCGAGCTGATCGCGGCGACAACCCATCACGACGTCCATGCCACGGGCACCTCGCTCGGGCGCGTGGATCTGGGGTCGGTCCGGCTGCTGCCGCCGACGCTCACCGCCCAGTGGCATTTCCTGCCCAAGGAGCGCATCAGCCCCTATGTCGGCGCCGGCATCAACTACACGATCTTCTACGATCAGGATGCGCCCGGCGGCACCGTGACCGATATCGACTACGACAACAGCTTTGGCGCGGCCCTGCAGGTCGGCGTCGACGTCGCGGTGACCGACAAGGTCTATCTCAATGTCGACGTGAAGCACCTGTGGCTGTCGACGGATGTGAAGGTGAACAAGGGGGCCATCAAGGCCGATGTGGACCTCGATCCCTGGATCGTGGGCTTCGGCGTCGGCTATCTGTTCTAG
- the queF gene encoding preQ(1) synthase has protein sequence MAHDHGSLTKLGHSASLPASPEEAELERVENPHADTHYVARFTCPEFTSLCPVTGQPDFAHLVIDYVPDGWLVESKSLKLYLASFRNHGAFHEDCTVRIGKDLVSLLEPHWLRIGGYWYPRGGIPIDVFWQTGPVPEGVWLPDQGVPPYRGRG, from the coding sequence ATGGCGCACGATCATGGCAGTTTGACGAAGCTCGGACACTCCGCCTCCCTTCCCGCCTCCCCGGAGGAGGCGGAACTGGAGCGGGTGGAGAACCCCCATGCCGACACGCATTATGTCGCGCGGTTCACCTGTCCGGAATTCACCTCGCTGTGCCCGGTGACGGGCCAGCCCGATTTCGCCCATCTGGTGATCGACTATGTGCCGGACGGCTGGCTTGTCGAATCAAAGTCGCTCAAGCTCTATCTCGCGAGCTTCCGCAATCACGGCGCCTTCCACGAGGACTGCACCGTCCGCATCGGGAAGGACCTCGTCTCGCTCCTTGAGCCCCACTGGCTCCGGATCGGCGGCTACTGGTATCCGCGCGGCGGCATCCCGATCGACGTGTTCTGGCAGACCGGCCCCGTGCCGGAGGGCGTCTGGCTTCCGGACCAGGGCGTGCCGCCCTATCGCGGCCGCGGCTGA
- the kdsA gene encoding 3-deoxy-8-phosphooctulonate synthase: MDLNSTVRLGALEVANDRPLTLIAGPCQLESRDHAFDMAGALKELSERLGIGLVYKTSFDKANRTSIGGKRGLGLEASLAVFADLRKAFGLPVLTDVHEPGQCAEIADAVDVLQIPAFLCRQTDLLVAAARTGRVVNVKKGQFLAPWDMRNVVAKIAESGNPNVLATERGVSFGYNTLVSDMRALPIMAGLGCPVVFDATHSVQQPGGRGGSSGGEREFVPVLARAAVAVGVAAVFVETHQDPDNAPSDGPNMVPLAEMEGLVRTLMAFDALAKG, from the coding sequence ATGGATCTCAACTCGACCGTGCGCCTCGGCGCCCTGGAGGTCGCCAACGACCGGCCGCTGACCCTGATCGCCGGGCCGTGCCAGCTCGAATCGCGCGACCATGCCTTCGACATGGCGGGCGCCCTGAAGGAGCTGTCGGAACGGCTGGGGATCGGTCTCGTCTACAAGACCTCCTTCGACAAGGCGAACCGGACGAGCATCGGCGGCAAACGCGGGCTCGGGCTGGAGGCCTCGCTCGCGGTCTTTGCGGACCTGCGCAAGGCGTTCGGTCTGCCCGTGCTGACCGATGTTCACGAGCCCGGCCAGTGCGCGGAGATCGCGGACGCTGTCGACGTGCTCCAGATCCCGGCCTTCCTGTGCCGGCAGACGGACCTGCTCGTCGCCGCCGCGCGGACCGGGCGTGTCGTGAACGTCAAGAAGGGCCAGTTCCTCGCGCCGTGGGACATGCGTAACGTTGTCGCGAAGATTGCCGAGAGCGGCAATCCCAACGTGCTCGCCACCGAGCGCGGCGTCTCCTTCGGCTACAACACGCTCGTCTCCGATATGCGCGCCCTGCCGATCATGGCCGGCCTTGGCTGCCCGGTGGTCTTCGACGCGACCCATTCCGTCCAGCAGCCAGGGGGACGCGGCGGATCGAGCGGCGGCGAGCGCGAATTCGTGCCCGTCCTGGCCCGTGCCGCCGTCGCGGTCGGCGTCGCCGCGGTCTTCGTCGAGACCCATCAGGACCCCGACAACGCGCCCTCCGACGGGCCGAACATGGTGCCCCTGGCGGAGATGGAGGGGCTCGTCCGCACCCTCATGGCCTTCGACGCCCTGGCCAAGGGCTGA
- a CDS encoding SurA N-terminal domain-containing protein, producing MLTALRSKTAGWVAKFFVAILAASFAVWGVSDVFTGYRSDVIATVGDHEIPAETFTTTFNQRIRAASQQTGKLITPDEARQMGLDRQVLGQLVQQAALEEQGRRLGLAVPDDAVAERIVSNPSFQNAQGQFDRQGFIRLLQANGLSEAGYVELERARLLRASVASAVDRELTVPEVLAKAVFTHRNATRSGRYFTLPQDAAGEVAAPSEEDVKAYYDSHKRDFTAPEFRTLALLKLQPSDLVDTVSVSDEALKSAYEARKEQFTVPEKRRVLQIPFPSEEEAAAARERIANGEAFTAVAEERGLTETDYGLGLVTRDGIPDATLAEAAFALGKDEVSQPVKGRLSTVLLTVTEIQPGSVEPFDAVRDDLEKALKLERAKDEILDVHDRIEDERASGATLHEIAQSVDLPLIQVDAIDRAGNGPDGQPIRNIPAKEEVVSLAFESDVGVENDPVPTPEEGFVWVDVIDVVPETVKPLDQVHDEAVEKLTAERRREQLRDRAQALAKRANEGASLDELAAEIGATVGDIGPLNRTETAPGFGSAAVAALFRGAIDSATSTYDETTGSFLVIEPTREADPAYSPGSEQARALARVLRTNIGDDLFGQYMLDLEDTLGVEINNELWPRLSGQQS from the coding sequence ATGCTTACAGCGCTCAGAAGCAAGACAGCCGGATGGGTTGCGAAGTTCTTCGTCGCAATCCTCGCGGCGAGCTTCGCGGTATGGGGCGTGTCCGACGTCTTCACCGGATACCGGTCGGACGTGATCGCGACCGTCGGCGATCACGAGATTCCGGCGGAGACCTTCACGACCACCTTCAACCAGCGCATCCGCGCGGCCTCCCAGCAGACCGGCAAGCTGATCACGCCCGACGAGGCCCGCCAGATGGGGCTCGACCGGCAGGTGCTGGGCCAGCTCGTGCAGCAGGCCGCACTGGAGGAACAGGGCCGCAGGCTCGGCCTTGCCGTTCCCGACGACGCGGTCGCCGAGCGTATCGTCTCCAATCCCTCCTTCCAGAACGCGCAGGGCCAGTTCGACCGGCAGGGCTTCATCCGCCTGCTCCAGGCCAATGGCCTTTCGGAAGCCGGCTATGTCGAGCTGGAACGCGCGCGGCTCCTGCGCGCGAGCGTCGCCAGCGCCGTCGACCGCGAGCTCACGGTCCCGGAGGTTCTCGCAAAGGCTGTCTTCACCCACCGCAACGCCACGCGGTCGGGCCGCTATTTCACTCTTCCCCAGGACGCCGCCGGCGAGGTCGCCGCACCGAGCGAGGAGGATGTGAAGGCCTATTACGACTCCCACAAGCGCGACTTCACCGCGCCGGAGTTCCGCACGCTCGCCCTGCTCAAGCTGCAGCCCTCCGATCTCGTCGACACGGTATCGGTTTCCGACGAGGCGCTGAAATCGGCCTATGAGGCGCGCAAGGAGCAGTTCACGGTACCCGAGAAGCGCCGTGTGCTGCAGATCCCCTTCCCCAGCGAGGAGGAGGCCGCCGCGGCGCGCGAGCGCATTGCCAATGGCGAGGCTTTCACGGCGGTGGCCGAGGAACGCGGCCTGACGGAGACCGACTACGGCCTCGGACTGGTAACGCGCGACGGCATTCCCGACGCGACGCTTGCCGAGGCCGCCTTCGCGCTCGGCAAGGACGAGGTCAGCCAGCCCGTCAAGGGCCGGCTCTCGACCGTTCTCCTGACGGTGACGGAGATCCAGCCCGGCTCGGTCGAGCCGTTCGACGCGGTCCGCGACGATCTGGAAAAGGCCCTCAAGCTCGAGCGCGCCAAGGACGAGATCCTCGACGTGCACGACCGGATCGAAGACGAGCGCGCCAGCGGTGCCACGCTGCACGAGATTGCCCAGAGCGTCGACCTGCCCCTGATCCAGGTCGATGCCATCGACCGTGCCGGAAACGGCCCGGACGGCCAGCCCATACGGAACATTCCCGCCAAGGAGGAAGTCGTCTCGCTCGCCTTCGAAAGCGATGTGGGCGTGGAGAACGACCCCGTGCCGACGCCGGAAGAGGGCTTCGTCTGGGTCGACGTGATCGACGTCGTGCCGGAGACGGTCAAGCCCCTCGATCAGGTGCATGACGAGGCCGTGGAGAAGCTGACGGCCGAGCGCCGCCGCGAACAGCTTCGCGACCGGGCGCAGGCGCTCGCCAAGAGGGCGAACGAGGGGGCGAGCCTCGACGAGCTGGCCGCCGAGATCGGTGCCACCGTCGGCGATATCGGCCCGCTGAACCGGACGGAGACGGCTCCGGGCTTCGGCAGCGCGGCAGTCGCCGCCCTCTTCCGCGGGGCCATCGACAGCGCCACCTCCACCTATGACGAGACGACCGGCTCCTTCCTCGTGATCGAGCCGACACGCGAGGCCGATCCTGCCTATTCCCCCGGCAGCGAGCAGGCCCGGGCGCTCGCGCGCGTCCTGCGCACCAATATCGGCGACGACCTGTTCGGGCAGTACATGCTCGACCTCGAGGACACGCTTGGCGTGGAAATCAACAACGAGCTCTGGCCGCGGCTCAGCGGCCAGCAATCCTGA
- a CDS encoding mechanosensitive ion channel family protein — translation MKRLLDLMALVIAVDAVFQRVTETLLLPVQLSIVQSAATAIAVAVLLALALLSHRTSGDSEEEGQGTGDLAWVDRAMPVYWVVLAAIVLSLVLGFVALAHFLAAQVFVISTLVVVLFLLHRLSDELVNDGLKPHRPVGRFLRQVITLRENTVDRFAVVLTTFVDFALVFVGLPVVFAQTAVTWIDIQSWINSIFFGFQIGGVTISISTVVTAVLAFFIALGLTKLFTRWLDARVLSRTQVNKGIRDSIRTGVGYMGFLVAAILALSYTGVNFDNIALVAGALGVGIGFGLQSIVNNFVSGLILLAERPIKVGDWIKVSGGEGYVKRINVRSTEIETFEKCSIIVPNSNLISEPVQNWTHSDTMGRVTIRVGVSYGSDPEEARAILLDCARAHDKVLAFPAPAAYFVDFGASSLDFLLFAYIGDVNSVFTVGSDLRFAIFNAFREKGIEIPFPQHDIHLRSSAPAMSPIEPGSGSGTAIRHGGEGPEPLTGDPDGGE, via the coding sequence ATGAAGCGCCTCCTCGACCTGATGGCGCTCGTCATCGCCGTCGACGCGGTGTTCCAGCGCGTCACCGAGACGCTGCTCCTGCCGGTCCAGCTCTCCATCGTGCAGAGCGCGGCGACGGCCATTGCGGTGGCCGTGCTGCTCGCGCTCGCGCTCCTGTCGCACCGCACGAGCGGCGATTCGGAGGAAGAGGGGCAGGGGACGGGCGATCTGGCCTGGGTCGACAGGGCCATGCCGGTCTACTGGGTGGTCCTGGCGGCCATCGTGCTGTCGCTCGTTCTGGGCTTCGTCGCGCTGGCCCATTTCCTGGCCGCACAGGTCTTCGTGATCTCCACGCTCGTCGTTGTGCTCTTCCTCCTGCACCGGTTGAGCGACGAACTGGTCAATGACGGGCTGAAGCCCCACCGCCCCGTCGGCCGGTTCCTGCGCCAGGTGATCACGCTGCGCGAGAATACCGTCGACCGGTTCGCGGTCGTGCTGACGACATTCGTCGATTTCGCGCTGGTCTTCGTCGGGCTGCCCGTGGTCTTCGCGCAGACGGCGGTCACCTGGATCGATATCCAGAGCTGGATCAACAGCATCTTCTTCGGTTTCCAGATCGGCGGCGTGACCATCTCGATCTCCACCGTGGTCACGGCCGTCCTGGCGTTCTTCATCGCGCTCGGCCTCACCAAGCTGTTCACCCGCTGGCTCGACGCGCGCGTCCTCTCGCGGACCCAGGTCAACAAGGGCATCCGGGATTCGATCCGGACCGGCGTCGGCTATATGGGGTTCCTCGTCGCGGCCATCCTCGCGCTCTCCTATACCGGGGTGAATTTCGACAATATCGCGCTGGTCGCCGGCGCCCTCGGTGTCGGTATCGGTTTCGGCCTGCAGAGTATCGTGAACAACTTCGTTTCCGGCCTCATCCTGCTCGCCGAGCGGCCCATCAAGGTCGGCGACTGGATCAAGGTGTCGGGCGGCGAGGGCTATGTGAAGCGCATCAATGTGCGCTCCACCGAGATCGAGACCTTCGAGAAGTGCTCGATCATCGTGCCCAACTCGAACCTGATCTCCGAGCCCGTTCAGAACTGGACCCATAGCGATACGATGGGCCGGGTGACGATCCGCGTCGGCGTCTCTTACGGCTCCGATCCGGAGGAGGCGCGCGCCATTCTTCTCGATTGCGCGCGTGCGCACGACAAGGTACTGGCCTTTCCGGCGCCGGCCGCCTATTTCGTGGATTTCGGCGCGAGCTCGCTCGATTTCCTGCTATTCGCCTATATTGGCGACGTCAATTCGGTCTTCACAGTGGGCAGCGATCTCAGATTTGCGATCTTCAACGCCTTCCGCGAGAAGGGCATTGAGATTCCGTTCCCGCAGCACGACATTCACCTGCGCAGCTCCGCCCCGGCCATGAGCCCGATCGAGCCGGGCTCGGGCTCGGGCACGGCGATCCGCCATGGCGGCGAGGGGCCGGAGCCGTTGACGGGCGACCCGGATGGAGGCGAGTGA
- the eno gene encoding phosphopyruvate hydratase produces the protein MTAIIEIRGREILDSRGNPTVEVDVHLEDGSFGRAAVPSGASTGAHEAVELRDGDKARYKGKGVLKAVEAVNGEIFEALAGVEAEDQELIDRQLIALDGTPNKARLGANAILGVSLAAAHAAADATGLPLYRYVGGTSARTLPVPMMNILNGGAHADNPIDIQEFMIMPVAADSMADAVRMGAEVFHTLKRGLVEAGHNTNVGDEGGFAPNLASTTAALDFIMGAIDEAGYTPGEDIVLALDCASTEFFRDGLYKLEGEGRELDAEGMADWLAGLAAGYPIVSIEDGMAEDDWTGWQVLTAAIGDKVQLVGDDLFVTNPERLRDGISADVANAILVKVNQIGTLSETLEAVETAHKAGYRAVMSHRSGETEDATIADLAVATNCGQIKTGSLARSDRLAKYNQLIRIEEQLDSQARYAGRDVLKG, from the coding sequence ATGACCGCCATCATCGAGATCAGGGGCCGCGAAATCCTCGACAGCCGCGGGAATCCGACCGTGGAAGTGGACGTTCATCTGGAAGACGGCTCCTTCGGCCGCGCCGCGGTGCCGTCTGGCGCCTCGACGGGAGCGCACGAGGCCGTGGAGCTGCGCGACGGCGACAAGGCGCGCTACAAGGGCAAGGGCGTGCTGAAGGCCGTCGAGGCGGTCAATGGCGAGATCTTCGAGGCCTTGGCGGGGGTCGAGGCGGAGGACCAGGAGCTGATCGACCGTCAGCTCATCGCGCTCGACGGCACGCCGAACAAGGCCCGGCTCGGCGCCAATGCCATTCTGGGCGTGTCGCTCGCCGCCGCCCATGCCGCGGCCGATGCGACCGGCCTGCCGCTCTACCGCTATGTCGGCGGCACCTCCGCGCGCACGCTGCCCGTGCCGATGATGAACATCCTCAATGGCGGCGCCCATGCGGACAATCCCATCGACATCCAGGAATTCATGATCATGCCGGTGGCCGCCGACAGCATGGCGGACGCGGTGCGCATGGGCGCGGAGGTGTTCCACACGCTCAAGCGCGGGCTCGTGGAGGCCGGCCACAACACCAATGTGGGCGACGAGGGCGGCTTCGCCCCCAATCTCGCCTCCACCACCGCCGCGCTCGATTTCATCATGGGCGCCATAGACGAGGCGGGCTACACGCCCGGCGAGGACATTGTGCTCGCGCTCGATTGCGCCTCCACGGAGTTCTTCCGGGACGGCCTCTACAAGCTGGAGGGCGAGGGCCGGGAGCTCGACGCGGAAGGCATGGCGGACTGGCTCGCCGGGCTTGCGGCAGGCTATCCCATCGTCTCCATCGAGGACGGCATGGCCGAGGACGACTGGACCGGCTGGCAGGTGCTCACCGCCGCGATCGGCGACAAGGTCCAGCTCGTCGGCGACGATCTCTTCGTGACGAACCCGGAGCGCCTGCGCGACGGCATCTCCGCCGACGTGGCCAACGCCATCCTCGTGAAGGTCAACCAGATCGGCACGCTGTCGGAAACGCTCGAGGCGGTCGAGACCGCGCACAAGGCGGGCTATCGCGCGGTCATGTCCCACCGCTCCGGCGAGACGGAGGACGCCACCATCGCCGATCTCGCGGTCGCCACCAATTGCGGGCAGATCAAGACCGGCTCGCTGGCCCGCTCCGACCGGCTGGCGAAGTACAACCAGCTCATCCGCATCGAGGAGCAGCTCGACAGCCAGGCCCGCTATGCCGGCCGCGACGTGCTGAAGGGGTAG
- a CDS encoding DUF3772 domain-containing protein, producing the protein MTPTGRTTTAGRSPASRIVAGWLVAFAVLAMLATGALAQGAGLDALDRDIRQWKSDVADIQKQLQRPGLENEELNSLRSRLESLRTQILRRSDDLKPRLDELKTSLEQLGPAPDGGTETPDIANQRRALQEERERVSALQKQLDLLSVQADQLSTRAAEIQHARFFRMVFETSRSALNPLVWIEGASGLQTLNEHLSSIVHSWWSKQLGGLGTVQLLLLAVKIAAAVAAGIAMRMILNWLLGPNTANVHPSTLERLWRVFRAAIVDTGCTLLVAILLFLALDGSEASDQARRVYWALVTGIAIFVSFRAFSGRIFAPGEPNWRITPTRMRSRGG; encoded by the coding sequence ATGACCCCGACGGGTCGAACCACAACGGCGGGAAGATCGCCGGCATCGCGGATCGTTGCGGGCTGGCTCGTCGCGTTTGCCGTTCTGGCCATGCTCGCCACTGGCGCCCTGGCCCAGGGCGCCGGCCTCGACGCGCTCGATCGCGATATCCGCCAATGGAAGTCCGACGTCGCCGATATCCAGAAGCAGCTCCAGCGGCCGGGCCTGGAAAACGAGGAACTCAACAGCCTCCGCTCGCGCCTTGAAAGCCTGCGCACGCAGATCCTCAGGCGCAGCGACGACCTGAAGCCGCGGCTCGACGAGCTCAAGACGAGCCTCGAACAGCTCGGCCCCGCGCCCGATGGCGGCACCGAGACGCCCGACATCGCCAATCAGCGAAGGGCCCTGCAGGAGGAACGCGAGAGGGTTTCGGCGCTCCAGAAGCAACTCGACCTCCTGTCCGTACAGGCCGATCAGCTTTCCACGCGCGCAGCCGAGATTCAGCATGCGCGCTTCTTCCGCATGGTGTTCGAGACGAGCCGCTCAGCGCTCAATCCCCTTGTGTGGATCGAGGGGGCCTCGGGGCTCCAGACCCTCAACGAGCACCTCTCCTCCATCGTGCATAGCTGGTGGTCGAAGCAGCTTGGCGGGCTTGGCACAGTCCAGCTCCTGCTGCTGGCGGTGAAGATCGCCGCGGCAGTCGCCGCGGGCATCGCCATGCGCATGATCCTGAACTGGCTGCTCGGGCCGAACACGGCGAATGTGCATCCCTCCACGCTGGAGCGCCTGTGGCGTGTGTTCCGCGCGGCCATCGTCGATACGGGCTGCACGCTCCTCGTCGCCATCCTGCTCTTCCTCGCGCTCGACGGCTCGGAGGCGTCCGACCAGGCACGCCGTGTCTATTGGGCGCTGGTGACCGGCATCGCGATCTTCGTGTCGTTCAGGGCCTTCAGCGGCCGGATCTTCGCCCCCGGCGAACCGAACTGGCGGATTACCCCCACGAGGATGCGCTCGCGCGGCGGATGA
- a CDS encoding VOC family protein, whose product MKGLDHLVLCVNDLEAARAVYGAMGFTLTPLARHPFGTENSLVQLDGSFLELLAVGDPGAIPEHGPGRFSFAAFNRDYLEEGEGLSMLVLDSEDARADCRDYARRGLETYEPFDFSRMARQPDGREVTVGFSLAFVSHADMPRAGFFACQQHAPDYFWKPDFQRHENGARRLGDVILLAGDPARYESFMTGFTGVDEVSRDDGELRIQTGRGTVTMLSPEAWQRHFPAAYAPDLGNGPRLAGYRVIVDELGKARDCLEAGGIGFVQDGGRLEIGPADAFGTMIILSEHL is encoded by the coding sequence ATGAAGGGGCTGGACCATCTGGTTCTGTGCGTGAACGATCTGGAGGCGGCGCGCGCCGTCTATGGCGCCATGGGCTTCACGCTGACGCCGCTGGCCCGCCATCCCTTCGGTACCGAGAACAGCCTCGTCCAGCTCGATGGCAGCTTCCTGGAGCTTCTCGCGGTCGGCGATCCGGGCGCAATCCCCGAACACGGGCCTGGCCGGTTCAGCTTCGCCGCCTTCAACCGCGACTATCTGGAGGAGGGCGAGGGGCTGTCCATGCTGGTGCTCGACAGCGAGGATGCTCGCGCCGACTGCCGCGACTATGCGCGCCGCGGGCTTGAGACCTACGAGCCGTTCGATTTCTCGCGCATGGCGCGCCAGCCCGACGGCCGCGAGGTGACGGTCGGGTTCTCTCTTGCCTTCGTCAGTCATGCGGATATGCCGCGCGCAGGCTTTTTCGCCTGCCAGCAGCATGCGCCGGACTATTTCTGGAAGCCGGACTTCCAGCGCCATGAGAACGGCGCGCGGCGGCTCGGCGATGTCATCCTTCTGGCGGGCGACCCCGCCCGCTACGAGAGCTTCATGACGGGGTTCACAGGCGTGGACGAGGTGTCGCGCGACGATGGCGAGCTGCGCATTCAGACCGGCCGCGGCACGGTCACCATGCTGTCGCCGGAGGCCTGGCAGCGGCATTTCCCGGCCGCCTACGCGCCCGATCTCGGCAACGGGCCCCGGCTCGCCGGCTACAGGGTGATCGTCGACGAGCTCGGCAAGGCGCGCGACTGCCTGGAGGCCGGCGGGATCGGCTTCGTGCAGGATGGCGGGCGGCTCGAGATCGGGCCGGCCGACGCCTTCGGCACCATGATTATCCTGTCGGAGCATCTCTAG
- the secG gene encoding preprotein translocase subunit SecG, translating into MEAVLLVIHLLVAIALIAVVLLQRSEGGALGIGGGGGGGMFSPRGAGNILTKATVALAAVFFLTSITLTIIHRESGGPSSILDDIQSDAQQEESGGQSGGDGSVLPNLPQSSPSQEPQVPVSE; encoded by the coding sequence ATGGAAGCGGTACTTCTGGTCATTCATCTCCTGGTGGCGATCGCCCTGATCGCGGTCGTCCTTCTGCAACGCTCGGAAGGTGGCGCGCTCGGCATTGGCGGCGGAGGCGGCGGCGGGATGTTCTCGCCGCGCGGCGCCGGCAATATCCTCACCAAGGCCACGGTCGCGCTCGCGGCGGTCTTCTTCCTGACATCCATCACGCTGACGATCATTCACCGCGAATCGGGCGGGCCGTCCTCGATTCTCGACGACATCCAGTCGGATGCGCAGCAGGAGGAGAGCGGGGGACAGTCCGGCGGCGATGGGTCCGTACTGCCGAACCTGCCGCAGTCGAGCCCGTCCCAGGAGCCTCAGGTTCCGGTTTCGGAGTGA